The following proteins are co-located in the Eleginops maclovinus isolate JMC-PN-2008 ecotype Puerto Natales chromosome 23, JC_Emac_rtc_rv5, whole genome shotgun sequence genome:
- the adra2db gene encoding alpha-2Db adrenergic receptor produces MDLNQLDLLVGNVSKDENTTDAPLGLPHTEAATALIIFVVTVIISVTIVGNVLVIVAVLTSRALRAPQNLFLVSLASADILVATLVIPFSLANEVMGYWYFGSTWCAFYLALDVLFCTSSIVHLCAISLDRYWSVTKAVSYNLKRTPKRIKSMIAVVWVISAVISFPPLLMTKHDERECLLNDETWYILSSCLVSFFAPGLIMILVYCKIYKVAKQRSSTVFVAKNGLERQPSQSETCFVRKDRFETESPSSQSSGSHQRRQGELDDIDLEESCCPADTKPRNHRFNKRRKVEGSDCCPPQNCRLSWASARALQLHPEQKHPAARQQLAAANKTKVAQMREKRFTFVLAVVMGVFVLCWFPFFFTYSLHAICRESCYIPGALFNLFFWIGYCNSSVNPIIYTIFNRDFRKSFKKIVCRTSKRI; encoded by the coding sequence ATGGATTTAAACCAGTTAGATCTGTTGGTGGGGAACGTTTCCAAGGATGAGAACACCACGGACGCACCGCTTGGCTTGCCACACACCGAGGCAGCCACTGCGCTCATCATCTTTGTGGTTACCGTCATTATTTCGGTGACCATTGTAGGTAACGTGTTGGTGATTGTAGCGGTTCTGACCAGCCGGGCTCTCCGTGCGCCCCAGAACCTTTTCCTGGTCTCCTTGGCTTCAGCAGACATTCTGGTGGCCACACTTGTCATCCCCTTCTCGCTCGCCAATGAAGTCATGGGTTACTGGTACTTTGGGAGTACTTGGTGCGCCTTCTACCTGGCTCTGGACGTTTTGTTCTGCACCTCATCCATCGTGCACCTGTGTGCCATCAGCCTGGACCGCTACTGGTCAGTGACAAAGGCGGTCAGCTACAACCTGAAGCGGACACCTAAGCGCATCAAGTCAATGATCGCTGTAGTGTGGGTAATATCTGCTGtcatctccttccctcctctcctcatgACCAAACATGATGAACGGGAGTGTCTGCTAAACGATGAGACCTGGTACATCCTCTCCTCTTGCCTGGTGTCCTTCTTCGCTCCGGGTCTCATCATGATTTTAGTTTACTGTAAGATATATAAGGTGGCCAAACAGCGCTCCTCCACCGTATTCGTTGCCAAAAACGGCCTGGAGAGGCAGCCCTCTCAGTCTGAGACATGTTTCGTCAGGAAAGACCGTTTTGAGACGGAGAGCCCCAGCAGCCAGAGCTCCGGGAGTCACCAGCGGAGGCAGGGGGAGCTGGATGACATAGACCTGGAGGAGAGCTGCTGTCCGGCGGACACTAAACCCCGCAATCATCGCTTCAACAAGCGGAGAAAGGTGGAGGGGTCAGACTGCTGCCCGCCTCAGAACTGCCGTCTCTCCTGGGCTTCAGCCCGTGCGTTGCAGCTCCACCCAGAGCAGAAGCACCCAGCTGCGCGACAACAGCTGGCCGCGGCCAACAAGACCAAGGTGGCCCAGATGCGGGAAAAACGGTTCACCTTCGTGCTTGCTGTTGTGATGGGGGTATTTGTGCTTTGCTGGTTCCCCTTCTTCTTTACCTACAGCCTGCATGCTATCTGCAGAGAGAGCTGCTACATCCCTGGTGCACTTTTCAACCTTTTCTTTTGGATTGGATACTGCAACAGTTCTGTGAACCCTATCATTTACACTATTTTCAACAGGGATTTCAGGAAATCCTTCAAGAAAATCGTATGCAGAACTTCAAAACGCATATAA